Proteins from a single region of Mustela erminea isolate mMusErm1 chromosome X, mMusErm1.Pri, whole genome shotgun sequence:
- the LOC116583209 gene encoding melanoma-associated antigen B5-like has product MPRSQKSKHRTREKRHQSHSNSQNHKGVQAPVAMEEDPTSSSPVLEGNAQNLSATESTSTSQESWGGPSTTITSSDISGTRSDEREDRQDKEHLCFPKVSFSTKSSCIDILTMKVGLLEQFLLYKYKMKQPIVKEDMMKVIGQNYKNRYPEILKRASERIEVVFAVELKEVDSTRHSYDLVSKVKLPNNGRVRAGRGLPKTGLLMTVLGVIYMKGNCAAEEDIWKFLGMMRVFAGRKHFIYGEPRKLITKDLVRLRYLEYRQVLNSEPPHYEFLWGPKAQAETSKMKVLEYLAKVNDTVPNVFSSRYEEALRDEEARARARPTTTASVHYRGTSSSFSHSY; this is encoded by the coding sequence ATGCCTCGGAGTCAGAAGAGTAAGCACCGCACTCGTGAGAAACGCCACCAGTCTCACAGTAACTCCCAGAATCACAAGGGAGTTCAGGCCCCTGTAGCAATGGAAGAGGACCCCACCTCCTCTTCTCCTGTTTTGGAGGGTAATGCCCAAAATCTATCAGCTACAGAGTCAACTAGCACTTCCCAGGAGTCTTGGGGTGGCCCATCTACCACCATTACCTCTTCAGATATTTCTGGTACAAGATCTGATGAGCGTGAGGACAGACAAGATAAGGAGCACCTATGTTTCCCTAAGGTCTCATTTTCTACTAAGAGCTCATGCATTGATATTCTAACTATGAAGGTGGGTTTGCTGGAACAGTTTCTTctgtacaaatataaaatgaaacagcCCATTGTGAAGGAAGACATGATGAAGGTTATTGGCCAAAATTACAAAAACCGATATCCTGAGATCCTTAAAAGAGCCTCTGAACGCATTGAGGTTGTCTTTGCAGTTGAATTGAAAGAAGTTGATTCAACCAGACACTCCTATGACCTGGTCAGCAAGGTGAAACTCCCTAACAATGGGAGGGTGCGAGCTGGCAGGGGGTTACCCAAGACTGGTCTCCTGATGACAGTCCTGGGTGTGATCTACATGAAGGGCAACTGTGCTGCTGAGGAAGACATCTGGAAATTCCTGGGTATGATGCGAGTATTTGCTGGGAGGAAGCATTTCATCTATGGTGAGCCCAGAAAGCTCATCACCAAAGACTTGGTGAGACTACGGTACCTGGAGTACCGCCAAGTACTGAACAGTGAACCTCCACACTACGAGTTCCTGTGGGGTCCAAAAGCTCAAGCTGAAACCAGCAAGATGAAAGTCCTGGAATATTTGGCCAAGGTCAATGATACAGTTCCCAATGTCTTCTCATCAAGATATGAAGAAGCtttgagagatgaggaagcaagAGCCCGAGCCAGACCTACCACAACAGCCAGTGTGCATTACAGGGGCACATCCAGCAGTTTCTCCCACTCCTATTAA